The Eleutherodactylus coqui strain aEleCoq1 chromosome 13, aEleCoq1.hap1, whole genome shotgun sequence genome includes a window with the following:
- the LOC136587572 gene encoding zinc finger protein 852-like isoform X1 — translation MSNTLHVLEKSSSNENAPNTSVSTKQLECNPTQRVLVESCEEENPFHVDVHKNSDKQKRREDVITEPGRQTPSDAAVNPLTHPTLHHIKEEAVSYDGGSLAGTAVYKSPDCMQYPSTPTKKEPILQDGENLIDPNIPTRSSVTKPPSSNIKEEQVVCEEGSLTDPNIQSAPGNAQDSCIKEESTSYDGGNLTNHNSTTMDLTQLRPSTSLKEEPSSCRGDGDPKIYPSTGMKEELVPYDEGNLKDLGSSRSTAHIQQCPPGHIKEEAVSLEDETLLDALIHKHVADIKDQLNFSHEEKLAGNSIHSFTISGEYIEGIDQTKDKKKAVEVTSASPSLETSKTTYTCPVCKRGFNNHGNLVRHRETHKGKKMTCIECGADFCNKTDLSAHVRTHKTSRSLYCSECDKIFASNSHLIIHERIHTGEKPFACSECGKRFSNKSNLAEHMRVHTGSKQFCCTVCGKSYARKDNLVSHQRIHEGDVTFTCSQCGRSFVDEHKFIRHQKFHTLGRPFSCSLCGKCFTHKALLLRHERTHVGMKPLACSDCGKCFLKQAELVKHQRSHTGEKPFACVECGKCFSTGSGLVNHKKIHTSEKPFACSECGNRFKQKNNLVRHQRIHTVQKPYTCADCGKGFTTKSNFNIHQRIHTVRRQLSCPECGKHFPYKGKLKQHLESHEKSGDPLLN, via the coding sequence ATGAGCAACACCTTACATGTCCTGGAAAAGTCATCGTCAAATGAGAACGCCCCGAATACTAGTGTATCCACTAAACAGCTAGAATGTAACCCAACGCAACGGGTGCTAGTGGAGTCGTGTGAAGAAGAAAACCCATTCCATGTTGACGTCCATAAAAACTCTGATAAACAGAAGAGACGTGAGGATGTTATTACCGAGCCAGGCAGACAAACCCCTTCAGATGCGGCCGTTAATCCACTAACACATCCTACCCTACATCATATTAAGGAAGAAGCGGTCTCCTATGATGGCGGAAGCCTTGCAGGAACTGCAGTTTACAAGTCCCCAGATTGTATGCAATATCCATCTACTCCTACTAAGAAGGAACCCATCTTACAGGATGGAGAAAACCTTATAGACCCCAACATTCCCACACGGTCATCTGTTACAAAACCTCCATCTTCTAATATTAAGGAAGAACAAGTTGTGTGTGAAGAAGGAAGCCTCACCGACCCAAACATCCAGAGCGCTCCAGGGAATGCGCAAGACTCTTGTATAAAGGAGGAATCCACCTCATATGATGGAGGAAACCTCACAAACCACAACTCTACAACCATGGACCTTACACAACTGCGCCCAAGTACTTCTCTTAAGGAGGAACCATCCTCATGTAGAGGAGATGGAGACCCCAAAATATATCCATCTACTGGAATGAAGGAGGAACTAGTGCCATATGATGAGGGGAATCTGAAAGACCTAGGTAGTAGTAGATCCACCGCTCACATACAACAGTGTCCACCGGGTCACATTAAGGAGGAAGCCGTGTCTCTGGAAGATGAAACCCTGCTGGATGCGCTCATTCATAAACATGTAGCCGATATTAAAGACCAGTTAAACTTCAGTCATGAAGAGAAGCTAGCGGGCAACAGTATTCATTCTTTTACCATTTCTGGGGAGTATATCGAAGGAATTGATCAAACCAAAGACAAAAAGAAGGCAGTAGAAGTGACATCTGCTTCTCCATCCCTCGAAACCTCAAAGACCACCTATACCTGCCCTGTATGTAAGAGAGGGTTTAATAACCATGGCAACCTTGTGCGACACCGGGAGACGCACAAAGGAAAGAAAATGACTTGTATAGAGTGCGGGGCCGACTTCTGTAACAAGACCGATCTCTCTGCACACGTCCGAACACACAAAACCAGCAGAAGTCTCTACTGCTCCGAATGTGACAAGATATTTGCTAGCAACTCTCATCTTATCATCCACGAAAgaattcacacgggagagaagccaTTCGCTTGTTCAGAATGCGGGAAACGGTTTTCTAATAAGTCCAATCTTGCCGAACATATGCGGGTCCACACCGGATCCAAGCAGTTCTGCTGCACAGTTTGCGGAAAATCGTACGCACGGAAAGACAACCTTGTCAGCCACCAGCGGATTCATGAAGGAGACGTGACCTTCACTTGTTCGCAATGTGGCCGCAGCTTCGTGGATGAGCACAAGTTTATCCGTCATCAGAAGTTCCACACATTGGGCAGACCGTTCTCCTGCAGCCTCTGTGGGAAGTGCTTCACCCATAAAGCTCTGCTCCTCAGGCACGAGCGGACGCACGTGGGTATGAAGCCGTTGGCGTGTTCAGACTGTGGGAAGTGTTTCttgaaacaagctgaactggTTAAGCATCAGAGATCCCAcacgggagagaagccatttgCCTGtgttgaatgtgggaaatgttttagtacGGGGTCAGGACTCGTAAaccataaaaaaatacacaccagTGAAAAACCTTttgcatgttctgaatgtggtaaCAGATTCAAACAGAAGAACAACCTTGTTAGACACCAGAGAATCCACACGGTGCAGAAACCGTATACCTGTGCCGACTGCGGGAAAGGCTTCACTACCAAGTCGAACTTTAacatacatcagagaattcacacggtgAGAAGACAGCTTTCCTGCCCCGAATGCGGCAAACACTTCCCATATAAAGGCAAACTAAAGCAACACTTGGAGAGCCACGAGAAAAGCGGTGATCCACTGCTGAACTAA